Below is a genomic region from bacterium.
AATTTTTCTCGTACCATCTTTTTAAGATTCTCATCAATAGGGATATTTTCTGTTTTTGCAATACGCCTTTCGTGCATTTCAAACCATATATCAGTAAGAATTTGTTCTCCTTCCCGTATATCCGGAATTGAAGGTCTGCTTTTGAGAATTTCCTCAACTCGTTCCAAATTATTTTGTTTCAGAGCAACCTGTGCTTCTATAATTTTTATTCTTCCATAATTGCGTATCTCAGAAGATAAATTATTTATAATTTTCAGTATCCCTTCGTATTTCTCCAGTTTAATTAAAACATTACAACACTCTACAATTAAATCAACTACATCCGGTGCCATTTCAACTGCTTTTATTAACAAATCACCTGCTTCCTCAATATGGTTATTTTTTCTCGCTAATATTCCTAAATTACGATATACCAAGGCAGATGGTTCTCGTTCCAATGATTTTTCCCACGAGTTTTTTGCTTTTTCAAAATTCCCCTGGCTATAATACATAATTCCAAGATGTAACCATGACAACCAGTGGTCATTTTGGGGATGTTTAACTGCTTTTTCAAGAATATCTTGCCATTGTTTTTGAATCATCCATCCGTAAATTTTCTCTTTTGGAGAGACATAAGGGACTAAACCGCTTATCAACAATTCAAGATACATTTCCTGTTCTTTTTTCAAACTAACATCATCAAATATCAATGCTTTTGAACAAAAAGATGGTTCATTATATTTTTCTCTTCTTATTCGCTCTAAAGTACCCCAACCAGAACCTCTCTGTATAATCTCATCAGGAGTTTTGTTTGCCATTTTTGTTGTCTCTTTAAGTATTAAGTCCAATTTATTTTCTGGCATTAAACTTTTAATTTTTTTATCTACTGAATTATATGCCTCTTTCCAATTTTTGCCATGGACTACTTCTGGAGTACATTCCATAAGACCGTATGCTTCTAACCATGCCCATTCAGCACCAGCAGGCATCTGTATATATTCCGATTGAGTTTGAGTCAAACCTGCCTGAATTTCAATATAAGCTGACCCAGGAACAGATAAAAATTCCTGCCAGGACCTTCCACCTTTATGCATCCCCCATACAAAAAGTTTTCTTCCATAAAGTCTTTTAGTAGATGTTTGTATAAGTCCTTTTCCCTCTTTGTCAAGAGAAGTTATCCATGGTTGTGACTCTGGTTTGATATAGTAAAAGCTATCTGCTGAGTGGTTGAAATTAACTGGGTAAGATAAATCAATACCATCAATAGCCCCATCAGGAGACATAGAAACAATACTTTTATTTCCTTTATAATCCCTTTTAAGAATTGACTCAGCAGGAACAATTACGCGTGTATCAGGGGTTTCAGGAACTGCTATATTAGACCACCAATACATAGGAACTTCATTTTCATTTGGATTAACTATTTTCACCCGCACAAATAGGAAATCCGAACCATCTGGTAGAAAAGCATCTATTTGAAAAGGAACCATTCTTACTCGTTCCCATTCATACATCCTTAAAACAGGAGTTCCATCATCCATTTTTAATTTACTTACATAAAGAGGTGAACAGGTAAAAACAGAATGTCCATGGAGACCTATGTTCCACTCCACACCACCACTGAACCACGCATTTCTTATGGCTAAATTACATGGCTGAAAAACAGGATTTGTATAAAGTAGTTCTCTCTTTGCTTTTTTATGAAATAGAGACCAGAGTCTACCACCAAACTCTATTAAAAAGGTCGCTTTAAGTATATCGTTTTCAAGAACTACTGTTTTAAACTCAGTTATTTTCTTTTCTCTATTATAATTGTTTTGAAGAGTATAGGGTAGACATATATCTAATGGCGGTAATGGACTATCTGGACCAAGTTTTGCAGCAGGCATAATGTAATTTTCTAATCTTAACTCACTCATTTTTTAACTCCATAATAGATTTTTAAATTGAAAAAGAAAAATCTAAACATTCTTTCAGCCATTTTACACCTATCAAATTCATATTTTTTATTTCTTTTACTTCTTTAATGTTGCTTTCAGGAATAATTGCCCTTTCAAATCTAAGACGGGAGCATTCTTTTATTCTTGATATTATCTGCCCAACAGGTCTTATTTCACCAGTCAAAGCAATTTCACCTATAAAAATAGTATTTTCAGCAGGAGATACATCTTTGAAAGAAGAAATAGCCGAAATTGCAACTGCAAGGTCTGAACCTGTTTCTGTAATTTTGAAACCACCACCTACATTCATAAAAACATCATAAGTTGAAAAATTAAAGTTAAGTTTTTTTTCAAGAACTGCAAGAACAAGAGAAATTCTATTATAATCAAGTCCTGTTACTGCTCTTTTGGGAATTCCATAATAAGTTGGAGTGATAAGTGATTGAATCTCTACAATAATTGTTCTTTTCCCTTCCTGAGATGGGAAAAAAACAGCACCTGGAAGTGTTTTTCTGTCCTGGGATAAAAAAATTGTTGATGCATCAGGTATTTCCTCCAATCCATCTTCTTCCATTGAAAATACACCAATTTCATCAGTTGGACCAAATCTATTTTTTATTGCTCTTAAAATTCTTAAATTTGTTTTTGTCTCGCCCTCAAAATACAAAACAGTATCAACCATATGTTCAAGTAATTTTGGTCCTGCAATTATCCCTTCTTTTGTAATATGTCCTATTATAAATGTTGATATATTTTTTCTTTTTGTGTAATTGAAAAGAAAATTTGCATTTTCTTTAACCTGAGTTACAGAACCAGGAGTTGTTGGAATATCAGGGTTGTAAAGTGTCTGAATAGAATCAATTACTAAAAAATCTGGTTTCATTTTTTCAAGAGCATTTTTAACAGAATTTATATCATTTGAAGAAAGAATATATAAATTGTCAAAATTTATTTTTATTCTCTCACATCTTAATTTTATTTGATTTTCTGATTCTTCTCCACTTACATAAAGAACCTTCATATTTGAATTTGAGATTATTCCTGAAATTGTAAGAAGTAAAGTTGATTTTCCAACTCCTGGATTACCTGCAATTAAAATAAAACTTCCTGGAACAACACCTCCGCCTAATACCCTATCAAATTCCTCTATTTTTGTTTTTATTCTTGGTTGTTGCTCAATTTTAATTTCTGTTATCTTTTTTGGTTGTATTATTCCTTCCTGTTGTATTTTTGTTTTTATATTGACTTCCTGAATAAAAGTATTCCAATTGCCACAGTCAGGACATCTTCCAAGCCATCTAATTGATTGGTACCCACATTCAGAACAAACATACATTGTCTTTTCTTTCATTTATCACCTATTAGTATTTAAGACACAAAGAGTATATTGCTGTGTCCACTAAACTTTTTGGTGGATATAAAATAAAATTCCCCATACCTCGTTGTGCTATCTGGGAGACGATGACGTACCAATTCTAAGGCACAAGGTAAGCAACTTTAGTCGGTTTTACAAAGAAGCATAGGGGAATGTATTTGGAACTTAATACTTTTAGTTCCTTTGGAACTGAGTATTTGTATTGCTTCTATGTAAAATTATCTACCCCTAAAGAATAATTTCCAGGGATGTGCTTTTATATCTTTAATTAAACCAAGAACTTCATTATATAACTCATCACTTTTAACAAATTTTCCGATACTTCCCTGTCCTTCATTCACATAGTTAAAGAGAGAATTTATGTTTTCTGTAATATCTGTAAAACTTTCTGCCGATTCTTTCAGTTTTAGAGTCGTATCCTGTAAATATTCCATTTCTACTTTTATCTGATTTAATAGGTTCTCTTCGTTCATAATTTGAGCAATAAGTCCTTTATTTTGTAAATTTTCAAAAAATGTATTTATTTCATCTGCTGTACTTCCTATTTTGACAACTGTTTCTTCTATATCCTGAGATGTTTTTGCAAATTTTCTTATTTCTTTGCTTGTTTTTTCAATTTCATCTTTACTTGTAAGAATAAGAAAATTCGTATTATTAATTAGTTCTTCTATTTTTGGAGAATTTTTTGTTATAATATCCCTTATTTCTAAGTTTGTTTTATCCACTGATGTGGAAAGGTCATCAACTTTGCTTAAAACTGAATTCATTTGTTTAACCGCTAAAGAGGTATCACCTATTATTTCTTTAACATTTTTTTGAATTTCTATATCAGATGTTAACTTTCTTAAATCAACTAAAACATTATTTAAATTCAAAATTATATCCTGCCCAATTGTTGCAAATTGCTCTAATGATATAGGATTTACTCCTTCAATAATTTCTCCAGCAGCTAAATATTGTTGTTCTGACGAAGGGATAATTTCAACATACTTTTCTCCTATTATTCCTAATGTTCTGATTGTTATAACACTTCCTTTCCCCACTTTTACATTTCTCCTTAATGTTAAAGTAACCAAAACTTTTGGTCTTTCCTTTGCAAGAATTTGAATATTTTTAACTTCTCCAACCATTACTCCACTTAATCTAACAGGAGAACTAATATCAAGTCCACCAATATAGTCAAACATAACTCCAATTTCATAAGTTCTCCATTGTCCTTTTTTTGTTTGACTGAAAATAAATATAAAAATTAACAAAATTGTAATTATCGCAAACAACCCAACTTTAAATTCAAGTGATAGGTTTCTTTTATTCATTTTTACCCTCCATTTCAACAAAACTTCTAATTAACGGGTGATTACTTTTTTCTCTAAGAAAATCAAAAGTTCCAATTTCAACAATTTTCCCATTTTCAACAAGTCCAATTCTATCAGATATTTCTCTTGCTAATTTAATATCATGTGTAACTATTACATCAGTAGTATTGAATTTTAAATGAATTTTTTTCATAAGAGAAGTTATATTTGAACTTGTTATTGGGTCAAGTCCTGTTGTTGGTTCATCATAAAATAAAATTTCTGGTCTTGAAATTAATGCTCTTGCAATTGAGACCCTTTTTTTCATTCCTCCTGAAAGTTGTTCAGGCATAAGGTCCTCAACTCCTTCAAGTCCAACATTTTCAAGAACTTCAATAGCCATTTTTTTAATTTCCTCTTTGCTTTTATCTGTATGGTAAAGGTAATAAAAACCAACATTTTCCCATGTAGTAAGAGAATCAAAAAGTGCTGAATTTTGAAAAACCATACCAATTCTACTTCTTATTTCTCTTATTTTTTCTTCTGGCAAATTTAAAATGTTCTGCCCATTAATAAAAATTTCCCCTTCCACCGGTTCTATAAGTCCAATTATTGTTTTTATAAGTACTGTTTTCCCACATCCAGAACTTCCAACAAGAACAATTGATTCTCCCTTTTCAACAGAAAGGTTTAACATATCAAGAACAACTTTCGCTTCAAATACAACTTTTAAGTTCACTACTTTTATTATTTCCATTAGACAAAATAGAAGATGCCCGTTAAAATTAAATTAGTAAGAATTATTAGGAAAAACGATTTTACAACTGCAGATGTTGAAGCATCTCCAACTCCTTCTGCTCCTCCTTTTGCTTTAAGTCCTTCATAAGAAGAAACATTTATTACAACAATTGCAAATACAATAACTTTTATAAAACCAACAAGAAAATCCTTATATGAAATAAACCTGAAACTTTGATAAAGAAATTGTCCTGATGGAATTTTTATAAGAAAAACGCCAATTAAAAATGCCCCACCAATTGCAAGAAAAAAACTTATTACAAAAAGTGCAGGAAGAGAAAAAATCCCTGCTATAACTCTTGGACTTATTAAATAGGAAACAGGGTCAATAGCAAGAACTTTTAATGCATCTATTTGTTCTGTTATTTTCATAACCCCTATTTCAGCAGCAATTGAAGCACCTACTCTCCCAGCAAGAGTGAGAGCAACTAATACAGGTCCCAATTCTCTTGCCATTGATAACCCTACAAGTGCCCCTGAATACGTTTCTGCCCCAAATGCTTTTAATGTATGCCCAATTTCCATAACAAGAATCATTCCTGTAAATATAGCAATAACACCTACAAGTGGTAATGAATTAATACCAATTTCCTCAATATGTTTTAATATATTTTCTCTTTTTCTCTCTGTAAATGCCTTTTTAAGTGAATTCCCTATAAGAAGGATAAGAGAACCAAAATAATAAACAGGAGCAACAATTTTTTTACCAAAATTTTCTATAAAATTTTTCATTTATTCTCTTTTGGTATAATTTTCAAATCTTGTGTATTCTTTTATGAAAGTAAGGTTGACAGTTTCGGTAGGTCCATTTCTCTGTTTTGCTATGATAAGGTCAACAATTCCAGGTTTTTCAGAGTCCTCTTTTTTATAATAATCATCTCTGTAAAGTAATAAAACAACATCAGCATCCTGTTCTATTGAGCCACTTTCTCTCAGGTCTGAAAGATGTGGTTTTTTATCTTCTCTTTGTTCTGTTGCCCTGCTTAATTGAGAAATAGCAATAACAGGTATATTTAATTCTCTTGCAAGTGATTTTAAAGATGCAGAAATTTCAGTAATTTCCTGCTGTCTGTTTTCTGTTCTTCTTACCCCTTTCATAAGTTGAAGATAGTCAATAATAATAAGTTGTATATTTTCTTTTGCTTTTAATCTTCTGGCTCTTGCTCTTAACTCAAAAACATTTAGAGAAGGAGCATCATCAATAAAAATTGGTGCTTTTTCAAGTCGCCCTGCTGAAAGAAGTAATTTTGTAATTTCTTTGTCAGAGAGAATTCCATCTCTTAATTTTTTATAATCAATCCTTGCTTCACAGCATAACATTCTCCCAACAAGTTGTTCTTTGCTCATTTCAAGAGAGAAAAATAAAATAGGAAAATTATCACCACTTGCAGCAAGATTTAGTGCTATATTTGTTGCAAGGGCTGTTTTTCCCATTGATGGTCTTGAAGCAATTATAATAAGTTCTGATGGATGTAGTCCACCTATATACTTATCTAAATCAAAATATCCAGTTGAAATACCTGTAACAAAACCCTTTTTATTCTGGATATTTTCAATAATATCAAGGTTTTCTTTTATAAGGTCTTTTAAAGGATATGCATATCTATCAATTTTATTTTGGCTGATTTCAAAAATAAGGGATTCTGCTTTATCTAATAACCTTTCAACATCCTCTACTCCATTTGATGCTTCTGTTATAATCTGAGTAGCATTTGAAATTAAACTTCTTAATATATATTGGTCTTTTACTATTTTGATATATTCTTCTATATGAGCAGAAGTAGGAACAAATTCTGCAATTTCTGTAATATATTCAACTCCTCCAATTTCATCTAAGGTTCCATCCTGTTTTAATTGATTTGTAAGAGTAATAATGTCACACTTCTCATTTCTCTCATAGAGTTTAATTATAGAAGAAAAAATTTGTTGATGAGATGAACTATAAAAAAAATCCTTTTTTAATGTCTCAAAAACCCTTATTCTTGCTTCTTCATCAATAAGCATACAACCTAAAAGTGCTTTTTCTGCATCAATATTTTGTGGAGGGATTTTTTCAATATTTAAATCTTTTTTTTTAGCACTCATATTAACCTCTCACTATCCAGACCTTAATTTCTCCTTCAACTTCATCTCCTAATTTCACAGGGATTTTATATCTTCCTAACTTTTTTATTGGTTCATCAAGAACTATCTGGTGTTTATCTATATCAATTTTAACTTGATTTTTTAATTCTTCTGAAATAATTTCAGAAGTAATTGCTCCAAAAAGTTTATCATCCTGTCCTGCTTTTGCTGTTATTGTTAAAGAAACATTACTTAACGCCTTTTTTGTATCAAGAGCCATCTTTTTTCTATTTTCTTTTTTTCTATTTTCTATTATTTCTTTTTCTTTAATCATTTTTATATTTTGGTCTGTTGCAGGAATAGCATATCCAGAAGGAATTAGAAAATTCCTTGCATATCCATCCTTTACATTTTTTATTTCTCTTGTCCTTCCTTTACCTGATAATTCTTTTATAAAAATTACTTTCATTTTTCATCCTTTTAAATTTTTACATATGGCAAAAGTCCAATAAATCTTGCCCTTTTTATCGCTTTTGTTAACATCCTTTGATGTTTTGCACATGTCCCTGTTAATTTTGATGATAAAATTTTCCCTCTTCCACTTATAAATCTTCTGAGTTTCCCTATATCCTTATAATCAATTTCTTTTACTTTTCCTTTACAAAATGCACATTGTCTATTCCTGGTTTTTACCATTTATTTCATCCTCCTTTTCTTCAATAATATCTACATTTGGTTTTTCAAGAAATTGAAAATTCTCAACAACTACTTCAAGAACTGACCTTTTTTCACTATCATTATTTTCCCATGTTCTATAATTTAACCTGCCTTCTGCAAAAATTAAATTTCCCTTTTTTAAAAATTCAGCAGCAACTTCTGCTCTTTTACCCCATACAACTAAATTCACATAACATGTTTCTTCTTTCTTTTCTCCTGTTTTTGCAGAATATTCTCTATTAACAGCAAGTCTACAAGTTGTTACTGCCTGTCCAGAAGAAGTGTATCTCAATTCAGGGTCTCTTGTAAGGCGTCCTATTAAAAATACTTTGTTAAGATTGGGATTCGGCATTTATAATTTCCTCATGTGGTAATATTTTCCTTCTTATAAGTAAATATCTTAAAATATTTTCTCTTAATTTTAGACTATCAATTGTCTCTTTTATTGTTCCAGGGGCAGTAAAATAAAAAACAAAATAAATACCTTCAGTTCTTTTTTTAATTGGATATGCAAGTATTTTTCTTCCTAAATTTTCTTTTTTGAAAATCTTTGCTCCTCCATTTACAAGTACTTTTTCAATATATTCAATTTCTTTTTCAACTTCATCATCTGGCAAATCACTTCTTAAAACAAAACATACCTCATATTTCCCTTCCATTTTCTCTCCTTTTATTATATTTTTATATATTATAAATTATTATGCCTAAAAGTCAACAGGAAAAAAATTAAATTTATTTCAAAACTAACTTTTTTACCATTACATTAAAAAAACATTTGCAAACTTATCTTATTTCATAATTTTATATCTACAGAAATTCTTTTTGAAATATAGTAAGGAGTAATAGATATTTCCCCTAATTTTGCTTCTTTCTCCCTTCCATCAACCATAACAGAAATTACATTTTCCTCTTTTATCAGGTCCTCATAAATATAGAAATCTTCCTGCCCTCCTTTTTCTGAATATCTCCCAATAAGAACACCGTTAAAGTAAATCAATGCTTTTTCACTTGTGTTTTTCAATGTTATCCTTAATGGTGAAATATAGTCAGGAATATTTTCTATTTTTACTTTTTTACGGAACCATATAAGAGAACCAGAAGCCCATTTTTCCTTATTTATTTCCACATCATCCCAATCTGAATCATCAAACTCTGGGCTAAAATAACCTCTTGTCTGTCCTTCAATACCCTCCCTTACCTGCCAGTTTTTATTTAAACAAACATCATAAGAAGTTATTTTTACTGTCCCATTAAGTCCATAATGAGTTCCCCATCGGTCTACTTTTATTCCAATAGTTATATAGTTTTTCCCTTTTTTAACTTTATTTGTCAGGTCAAAACTAAAAGGGAGAGAAAGAAAAGCATTTTCTTTAATACCGGAAAATTTACCATTAACAAATAAATAAATTTTTGCATTCATCCCACTTTCAAAATCAATAGAAATTCCTCTTTTTTCAAAGTCATCTGGTATTTCTACTTCTGTTCTGTACCAGGCAAAGCACTCTTCATAAGAATTTTTAAATAGACGGCTATCAAATTTTTTATCTACCCTTACTTTTTCCCAGGAACTATCATCAAATTCATCATTTATTTCTTCCATTTCTTCTCTTATAATTGCCCTTTCTGGATATGTATCTGGAATAAATTTCCTTCTCCACCACTTTAATTCTATACTTTTTTCTTCTGAAGAGAGATAAACAGGAGAATGAATTCCATTAAATGATTTTTCTCCAGAACAAACATGTCCTTCTGATTCAACAAGAACAATTAAAGAATTGTCTCCTTTTGATAGGTAAGATGATACTTCACATCTTAAATTATCTCTTCCGCTATTTACATACTTCCCATTTATATAAATACTTGCCTCATCTTGAAAACCAGTTAAAGTCAAATATAGGGGTTTTTTGACTTTTGATAAATTAAAATTACTTTTATAAATACTATACCCATTTTTCAAAAAACCATAATTTTCCAAGCATTCCAATGGTCTCCACTTCAACCATTTATCACTATTATTTTCTATATTTTCTTCCTTAACTTTCCATTTTCCAGAAAGTTCATAATGAATTTCTGGAAATTTATCTTCTGGAAGATTAATTTCAGTAATATTATTTTCTTCATAATAACTATACTCTATATTTTCATTATCAAGTTTAACTTCTAATGGTTTGAAAGGAATTTTCATCCAGTTTTTACCTTCTTTTACCTGAAAAACAAGATGAATATTATTTTCTCTTTCTTTTTCCTCTTCTAAAAAATAGATATTAGAAAAAATTGGATATTTTTTATTCTTATAGTTAAAAAACCATGTTTTTGAAGATATCTCTTTATCAATAATAATCAATTTAATGTCTCTTTCAACTACTATAAATTGGGGATTATTTTTATGAGTATAATTAACATTTTTAATATTTTCCCCTATTTTTAGAGATATTTCTCCGTCAATACCATCTTCTCTATAAAGAATAAGAATTTTTTCTTTACCATTATCTATGAAATAGAAAATTTCAGAAGTTGTATAAAGAAGAGTTAAATCATCAGAAAGTTTCAAATTCACAGGAATAATTGTTGCACTATAACCAGGTAGTTGATATTTATTTTTTGCTGGGAAAATGATATTTTTACCTGTCTCTGGGTCTTTAAAATTTATCTTGAATTCTTTATTCTTTCCATAGGTATTGGATAAAAACATAAAAACACTTTTATTGTTTTTACGCATAAAAATTTCTACTCCTTTTTCATTTACTGAACATTCTCCTTCTACTGGAATGGTTTCCAACAATGCCTCTTGAAAACACTCTAAGAAACCACCTATTCTTCTAACTATATAATATCGTTTATCAAGTTCTCCCCACTCTCTAATTGGCGCTTCATAATCATAACTTGTAGATATATCCCTTCCTGTCCAATATCCAATATTTGTTCCACCATGAAACATATATCTATTAAACCCTGATATACCAGCAGCAATCAGACATTTTAAATATACTTCATCTAATTCTGGTGGTTTATATCCATCAGAAAATGGCATCTGTCCATAAAATCTGCTATAAAAATGTGTTCCTACTTCTATTCCTAATGGCGGTTTGTCTGGTTGAGTTTTAAGTAAATTTCTAATTTTATTCATTACTTCAGAAATTACCCAGGAAAAATGATATGGGTCAGGTCCTTCAATTATATCCGTTCCTCTTATCCAGAAATTTTCATTTGTACAAATAGGAATATTTATTCCATCTTTTTCTACTATCTCTTTTAACTTTCTATGATAAGGAATATCTCCTACTTCAAATTCATTTTCTATTTGATAAAGAAATATCTTTCCTCCATTAGTAATTAGATGTGGTTTTATTATTTTATTCACTGTATTTAGATATTTTTTACAATATCCAATGTAATTTTGCTCTAATGACCTTAATTCACAATCTTTTGGAATGAGATAATTAGGCAACCCTCCAAAATCCCATTCTGAACAAATATATGGACCGGGACGGACAAAAATATAAAGCCCCACTTCTTCTGCTAAGGATAACCATCTATTAATGTCTCTATCTTTCTCAAATGAAAATTCTCCTTCTTTTCCCTCATGCCAGTTCCATGCAATATAAGTTCCTATAGTATTTAAAAAAGCCCTTTTACATTTCAAAAGTCGGTCTTTCCATTGACTTTCTGGAATTCTAAAATAATGTATCTCCCCACTATTTATAAAAACTCGTTTCCCATTAAATATAAAACTTTTTCCATCATAACTTATATTTTCATTTTTCATTTTTTCTCCAAAAGTTTTTTATAATTGTTTTTAAAAATAAAAAATTTTTACTTTATATTTATAACATCTTATTTAGGAAAAGAAATTTGTAAATATTTACTCAAGTCCGTTTATATTCTTAGGCACAAAGGCAAAGAGTAATCAGGAACTGGTCTTGCAATCAAATAGTTCCACAGGTTCGCCCGTTGGGTCCTCGCTTTTTGCTATGGATCTTGCGGACCAGATCATGTCCTGATATGAAAATCACCCCCCTCATCTATCTTCTCCCCTCCGCCACATTCGCCTATCATTGCGAATCCGACGAGCTTTTTGGCGGACCGCACGGCGGACAAAGACTGGGGAGAAGAACTTTTTCCTCTTATTACCCTCTACCTCCGCCACAATACTCGGCAGACAGGCACAGGGGAGAGGCTCGCCGTAGGGCTACGCCCGAGGAGCTGGAGTGAGGGGGCTTTTGTGCTTTTAAATTAATGTGGTTGAGTAAGTATTTACAGAAATTTATTCATCAAAAATGTATTTCAACAATATCTTTGTCTTCCAATATATAATCTCTTCCAATAACTATTGGAGTTTCTGTTTTTCCTCTCCACAGACGGGCATATTTGAAACTTTTAACCATGTCTTTATGTATTATTTCTGCAAGGTGTATAAGTTGACTTCCTTTTTTAATTGTATATGGATTTTCAATATCAGGTGATTTACCAGGTATTTTTGTATAAACCCTTATAATTTCTAAATGATTAAACATAATTTCAGGTAATTTTTCTATATTTATCTTTTCTTTTGCTGATATTTCAAAAAAATAAGGAATTTTATCTTTATATAATTCAACAAAAACATCCTTTATTTCTTTATGAGAAGAAACATCAATTTTGTTGCCAACCCATAAAATTTTATAAAAAAACTGGAATTCCCCCTCTTTTTTTACTTTGAATTTTTCTAAAACACCAATTGCATCTTCAATTTCTTCTATTAAATCATCAGATGAAAGGTCAAATAGAAAAAGTATTAAATTTGATTTTCTTATAAAATCCCCTACCCAATTATCGGTAAAATCCAAAGAAAGAGAAGGGAGTTCTATCATCTGTATTTTTATATCCTGATATTGAAGCATTCCAGGAATAGGGACAGTTGTTGTGAAAGGATAATCTGCTATTTCTGGTTTTGCCTTTGTAAGGGTTGTTAAAAGAGTTGATTTTCCTGAATTTGTAGGACCACATATTACTACCTGAGCATCCCCTTCTTTTGGTATTTGAGGAACTATTGATTTTTTAGCAGTTGATGGGCTTTTTTCCATCATCTTTTTATATTTTGAGATTTTACTTTTGATAAGTGCTTGAAGTTTTTCAGATGATTTATGTTTTGGCATTATAGATAGCATTTCTTCAAGAACTGCAATTTTTTCTTCTGGAGTTTTAACTTCTTTTAATTCCTTTTCTTTTTCGTGATATTGGGGTGGTAGATTAACGACCATTTTTATTTTTCAGAAACAATATTTCTTATGATAGGTAATAATTTTGATATATTATATGGTTTTGTTACATAAAAATCAGCACCAATTTCATACCCTGTTATTCTATCTGTATTTTCTGACTTTGCAGTTATCATTATAACAGGAACTTTTCTACTTAAAGGTCCTGATTTAATCTTTTTTAATA
It encodes:
- a CDS encoding 50S ribosome-binding GTPase — translated: MVVNLPPQYHEKEKELKEVKTPEEKIAVLEEMLSIMPKHKSSEKLQALIKSKISKYKKMMEKSPSTAKKSIVPQIPKEGDAQVVICGPTNSGKSTLLTTLTKAKPEIADYPFTTTVPIPGMLQYQDIKIQMIELPSLSLDFTDNWVGDFIRKSNLILFLFDLSSDDLIEEIEDAIGVLEKFKVKKEGEFQFFYKILWVGNKIDVSSHKEIKDVFVELYKDKIPYFFEISAKEKINIEKLPEIMFNHLEIIRVYTKIPGKSPDIENPYTIKKGSQLIHLAEIIHKDMVKSFKYARLWRGKTETPIVIGRDYILEDKDIVEIHF